One window of the Candidatus Saccharibacteria bacterium genome contains the following:
- the tuf gene encoding elongation factor Tu, whose product MAGVFDRTKPHVNVGTMGHVDHGKTTLTAAITMVLAKKLPSDVNKPVAYDQIDNAPEEKARGITIATSHQEYESEKRHYAHVDMPGHADYVKNMITGAAQVDGAILVVSAADGPMPQTREHVLLARQVGVPKILVFMNKMDLADADLVELVEEEIRELLEKNGFDRDCPIIKGSAAKAVEGDAANEDAVMELVKAMDDYLPEPVRDLDKPFIMPIEDVFSIKGRGTVATGRVEQGIVKINDEVEIVGIRATQKSVVTGIEAFKKSLDQGQAGDNAGVLLRGIERDDIERGQVLAKPGTITPHTEFDAEVYILSKEEGGRHTPFFKGYKPQFYFRTTDVTGEVELPAEKEMVMPGDTVTFKVKLLAPIAMEQGLRFAIREGGRTVGAGVVTKITK is encoded by the coding sequence ATGGCAGGAGTATTTGACCGAACCAAGCCTCACGTCAACGTTGGTACTATGGGCCACGTCGACCACGGCAAAACAACCCTTACTGCAGCTATCACCATGGTGCTAGCCAAAAAACTTCCAAGCGATGTCAACAAGCCAGTCGCTTATGACCAAATCGACAACGCACCAGAAGAAAAAGCTCGTGGTATAACCATTGCTACTTCTCACCAAGAGTACGAGAGCGAAAAGCGTCACTACGCGCACGTCGACATGCCAGGTCACGCCGACTACGTTAAGAACATGATTACCGGTGCAGCTCAGGTTGACGGTGCTATCTTGGTGGTGTCTGCTGCCGACGGTCCTATGCCGCAAACTCGCGAGCACGTTCTACTTGCTCGTCAAGTGGGTGTACCAAAGATTCTTGTTTTCATGAACAAGATGGACCTCGCCGATGCCGACCTCGTCGAACTAGTCGAGGAAGAAATCCGCGAACTTCTCGAAAAGAACGGTTTCGACCGCGACTGTCCAATCATCAAGGGTTCTGCAGCCAAGGCTGTAGAGGGCGATGCCGCCAACGAAGATGCTGTCATGGAGCTTGTGAAGGCTATGGACGACTACTTGCCAGAGCCAGTTCGCGACCTCGACAAGCCATTCATCATGCCTATTGAAGACGTATTCTCCATTAAGGGTCGTGGTACTGTTGCAACCGGTCGCGTTGAACAGGGTATTGTCAAAATCAACGACGAAGTTGAAATTGTCGGTATTCGTGCAACCCAGAAGAGCGTTGTAACTGGTATTGAGGCATTCAAAAAGAGCCTAGACCAAGGTCAGGCTGGCGACAACGCTGGTGTGCTACTTCGCGGTATCGAACGCGACGACATCGAGCGTGGTCAGGTGCTTGCAAAGCCAGGTACTATTACCCCTCACACCGAGTTTGACGCCGAAGTCTACATCCTCAGCAAAGAAGAGGGTGGCCGACACACACCATTCTTCAAGGGCTACAAGCCACAGTTCTACTTCCGTACCACGGACGTAACTGGTGAGGTTGAGCTACCAGCAGAAAAAGAAATGGTTATGCCTGGTGACACTGTAACCTTCAAGGTAAAACTGCTTGCACCTATTGCTATGGAGCAGGGTCTGCGCTTCGCTATTCGCGAAGGCGGCCGCACCGTTGGTGCCGGCGTGGTAACCAAGATTACCAAGTAA
- a CDS encoding DnaJ domain-containing protein codes for MTHETSKAFVDYYQLLGVQPDAMNEDIRTAFVRLAKLQHPDTGGSLEDMQQLNLAYMTLKNPQTRRAYDMMHSFQTGTSELHYRDMPMSGHAAKPNAEDDEIDDFINEIFAEYAAKPSKKPFHKKAASALRFYRRKT; via the coding sequence ATGACGCACGAAACTAGCAAAGCATTTGTCGACTATTACCAGCTGCTTGGTGTTCAACCAGATGCAATGAACGAAGATATACGTACTGCGTTTGTTCGGCTTGCCAAGCTGCAACACCCTGACACTGGCGGTTCCCTTGAAGATATGCAGCAGCTCAACCTCGCCTACATGACGCTTAAAAATCCTCAAACGCGGCGAGCATACGACATGATGCATAGCTTTCAAACAGGTACAAGCGAATTGCATTATAGAGATATGCCAATGAGCGGCCACGCCGCAAAACCAAACGCCGAAGACGATGAAATAGACGATTTTATTAACGAAATCTTTGCCGAATACGCCGCAAAACCGTCGAAAAAACCCTTTCATAAAAAGGCCGCCTCCGCTCTCCGCTTCTACCGCAGAAAAACCTAA
- the rpsJ gene encoding 30S ribosomal protein S10, with translation MAEAKQPVPGKQRIRIRLKAYDHKIIDQAAKQIVDTALRTGASLAGPIPLPTRKSTFTVVKSPHVYKKGREQFEMRVHKRLIDVFEPTPKTIDSLMNLSLPAGCDVEIKM, from the coding sequence ATGGCAGAAGCCAAACAACCAGTACCGGGCAAGCAGCGAATTCGTATTCGCCTGAAGGCCTACGACCACAAAATCATTGACCAAGCCGCTAAGCAAATTGTAGATACGGCGCTTCGCACCGGCGCGAGCCTGGCTGGGCCAATCCCACTGCCAACGCGCAAGAGCACGTTTACAGTGGTAAAGAGCCCTCACGTGTACAAAAAAGGACGCGAACAGTTTGAAATGCGTGTACATAAGCGCCTGATAGACGTCTTCGAACCGACCCCAAAGACTATCGATAGCCTCATGAACCTCTCTCTCCCCGCTGGCTGCGACGTCGAAATCAAGATGTAA
- the rplC gene encoding 50S ribosomal protein L3 translates to MKALITRKVGMTSTIAEDGTTQAVTLLSASPCVITQVKTDETDGYTAVQIGCEEVKEHKVAKPQAGHLKPAKQIVRIMREFRVAEVTEDLKVGETLNAEVFSVGDTVHVTGTSKGKGWAGTIRRHNFHRGRKTHGGRSYRRVGSIGSMYPQHILPGKKMAGHLGHDQVTVRNLKIALVDAEKGYIGVVGAVPGPRKGIVIIRGDEL, encoded by the coding sequence ATGAAGGCACTCATAACGAGAAAGGTTGGCATGACCAGTACCATCGCTGAAGATGGTACGACTCAGGCTGTAACCCTGCTTTCCGCTAGTCCCTGTGTGATTACACAGGTGAAAACCGATGAAACAGACGGGTATACCGCTGTACAAATCGGCTGCGAGGAAGTCAAAGAACACAAAGTAGCAAAACCACAGGCCGGTCATCTCAAGCCAGCCAAACAAATTGTGCGTATTATGCGCGAGTTCCGTGTAGCGGAAGTCACCGAAGACCTCAAAGTTGGAGAAACACTCAACGCCGAGGTCTTTTCAGTTGGTGACACGGTGCATGTAACTGGCACGAGCAAGGGTAAGGGTTGGGCTGGTACTATTCGCCGCCACAACTTCCACCGCGGCCGCAAGACGCATGGTGGCCGTAGCTACCGCCGCGTTGGTTCTATAGGTTCTATGTACCCTCAACACATTTTGCCCGGCAAAAAGATGGCCGGACACCTCGGTCACGACCAAGTCACTGTACGCAATCTCAAAATTGCACTTGTCGACGCTGAAAAGGGGTATATCGGTGTTGTGGGAGCTGTACCTGGTCCGCGCAAAGGTATTGTTATAATTCGCGGAGACGAATTATGA
- the rplD gene encoding 50S ribosomal protein L4, translating into MAVPTYTGAGVKATTPAKLSKEIFAVEVKNHQLLKQAYEAYLANGRDNLAVTKTRGLVSGGGRKPWKQKGTGRARFGSSRNPIWRGGGIVFGPTGEENYTKKISTTSKRVALRQALSLANAGGKLIVLEKLASREGKTAEMAKLLTKVGVTRSALVVVASKNAELVNATANLQNVMLVSAKYLNVFDIMNADHIVMTSDALKVVEEWLKPVAKTAKEAK; encoded by the coding sequence ATGGCCGTACCAACCTATACTGGTGCTGGCGTAAAAGCCACAACTCCCGCAAAACTCAGTAAAGAAATCTTTGCAGTGGAAGTAAAAAACCACCAATTACTGAAGCAAGCGTATGAGGCATATCTCGCAAATGGCCGAGACAACCTAGCCGTCACGAAAACTCGGGGACTCGTGAGTGGTGGTGGTCGCAAGCCATGGAAACAGAAGGGTACCGGCCGAGCTCGTTTTGGTAGCTCTCGCAACCCAATTTGGCGCGGCGGTGGCATTGTCTTTGGCCCTACTGGCGAAGAAAACTATACCAAGAAAATTTCTACGACCAGCAAGCGCGTTGCACTGCGGCAGGCCTTAAGCCTTGCAAATGCTGGCGGGAAGCTCATTGTTCTTGAAAAGCTTGCCAGCCGTGAAGGCAAAACAGCCGAAATGGCGAAATTACTCACAAAAGTCGGTGTTACTAGAAGCGCACTCGTTGTTGTTGCTAGTAAGAATGCCGAGCTCGTGAACGCTACCGCGAACTTACAGAATGTCATGCTGGTAAGCGCAAAGTACCTCAATGTGTTCGACATTATGAATGCCGACCATATCGTTATGACGAGCGACGCCCTCAAGGTCGTCGAAGAATGGCTGAAGCCAGTTGCTAAGACCGCGAAGGAGGCCAAATAA
- a CDS encoding 50S ribosomal protein L23 yields the protein MHVLKPRLSEKAFGLSQTTNTFAIDVPSELNKYEVAAVVKKQFDVEIKSVRLVNRKGKVKRVMNTTGKRSSNRKGVQGDVKKAYVTLKAGSHLPFFAAAEEEIAKAAADKAKAAKKDAAPAKKAGGLKKLVGKKEAK from the coding sequence ATGCACGTTTTAAAACCACGTTTGAGTGAAAAGGCATTTGGTCTTAGCCAGACAACGAACACGTTTGCTATTGATGTTCCAAGCGAGCTCAACAAGTACGAAGTTGCCGCTGTTGTTAAGAAGCAATTTGATGTAGAGATTAAGTCTGTTCGACTGGTGAACCGCAAGGGTAAAGTCAAGCGTGTTATGAACACGACTGGCAAGCGTAGTAGTAACCGAAAGGGTGTTCAGGGCGATGTAAAGAAGGCGTATGTCACGCTCAAAGCGGGCAGTCACCTGCCATTCTTTGCCGCTGCCGAAGAAGAAATTGCGAAGGCTGCAGCCGATAAAGCCAAAGCCGCTAAAAAAGACGCTGCTCCTGCTAAGAAAGCCGGCGGCCTTAAGAAGCTTGTCGGCAAGAAGGAGGCAAAGTAA
- the rplB gene encoding 50S ribosomal protein L2, whose amino-acid sequence MAIKQYNPTTPGRRGMSSQDFDAVTTRKPLRSLVVTKRRGNGRNNQGRITTRHQGGGARKHYRLVNFDFKGEGVVEHIEYDPNRSARIARIKDAKGAYHYVLAASGMKQGQKLSADAEAAIEMGNRLPLANIPVGTTIHALEMKPGRGAQAVRSAGNSAMLMAKEGDYAQVRMPSGEVRKFLLVCTASIGVVGNEQHQNVKIGKAGRSRHLGKRPSVRGVVMNAVDHPHGGGDGGRHRMAKAPRTPWGQKTLGYKTRRRKDTSNMIVRSRHAAKRK is encoded by the coding sequence ATGGCAATTAAACAATACAATCCGACGACGCCTGGTCGTCGCGGTATGTCTAGCCAAGACTTTGACGCGGTGACTACACGTAAGCCACTTCGCTCACTGGTTGTTACCAAGCGCCGAGGCAATGGCCGCAATAACCAAGGTCGCATAACGACTCGTCATCAGGGCGGCGGCGCACGCAAGCACTATCGCTTGGTAAACTTTGACTTCAAGGGTGAAGGTGTTGTTGAGCACATAGAGTACGACCCAAACCGGAGCGCACGAATTGCACGTATTAAAGACGCCAAAGGTGCATACCACTATGTACTCGCTGCGAGCGGTATGAAGCAAGGCCAGAAACTGAGCGCCGATGCCGAAGCAGCTATAGAAATGGGCAATCGGTTGCCGCTAGCAAACATTCCGGTTGGTACCACAATTCATGCTTTAGAAATGAAGCCAGGGCGCGGCGCACAAGCAGTTCGCAGTGCTGGCAACAGCGCTATGCTCATGGCCAAAGAAGGCGATTATGCACAGGTTCGTATGCCAAGTGGTGAGGTTCGCAAGTTCCTCCTCGTATGTACTGCCAGCATTGGTGTGGTCGGTAACGAACAACACCAGAATGTAAAAATCGGCAAAGCTGGCCGTAGTCGTCACCTTGGCAAGCGCCCAAGTGTCCGTGGCGTTGTGATGAACGCTGTTGACCACCCGCACGGTGGTGGTGACGGTGGTCGTCACCGTATGGCGAAGGCGCCTCGTACGCCATGGGGTCAAAAGACACTTGGCTACAAAACTCGCCGCCGTAAAGATACTAGCAATATGATCGTAAGAAGCCGCCACGCGGCCAAGAGGAAATAA
- the rpsS gene encoding 30S ribosomal protein S19, translated as MSRSLKKGPFIDPKLAKKVVALGPEDRTIIKTWARASTIAPEFVGKTFAVHNGKVHVPVFVTENMVGHKLGEFSPTRKFRSHGGKLAKGK; from the coding sequence ATGAGTCGTTCATTAAAGAAGGGGCCGTTTATCGATCCGAAGCTCGCGAAAAAAGTCGTGGCGCTTGGCCCAGAGGATCGCACCATTATCAAAACATGGGCCCGTGCTAGCACAATTGCCCCAGAGTTTGTTGGTAAAACATTTGCCGTACACAATGGCAAAGTCCACGTACCGGTTTTTGTTACCGAAAATATGGTTGGCCACAAGCTCGGTGAATTTAGCCCAACGAGAAAGTTTAGGTCTCATGGCGGAAAGCTAGCCAAAGGTAAATAG
- the rplV gene encoding 50S ribosomal protein L22 codes for MSVKAESKGVRLSPRKVAAVATLVRGRTVADAIVILEHTPRRAALSVLKTIKSAQANAAHNHNYKADTLVITEITVNHGPRMKRFRPAAMGRALPYMKRSSHIRVLVDGEQRPTKAVKPVAKETKS; via the coding sequence ATGTCTGTAAAAGCAGAATCTAAAGGCGTACGCTTGAGCCCTCGTAAGGTTGCCGCTGTTGCGACGCTTGTACGAGGTCGCACTGTAGCCGATGCTATTGTCATTCTTGAACATACACCCCGCCGGGCAGCTCTTTCTGTGCTTAAGACAATCAAGAGTGCTCAAGCAAATGCCGCCCACAACCACAACTACAAAGCCGATACCCTAGTCATTACTGAAATTACGGTCAATCATGGCCCACGTATGAAACGATTTCGACCTGCTGCCATGGGGCGCGCGCTGCCATACATGAAGCGGAGCAGCCACATACGAGTTCTCGTCGATGGTGAACAACGTCCAACCAAAGCTGTTAAACCTGTAGCGAAGGAGACTAAGTCATGA
- the rpsC gene encoding 30S ribosomal protein S3 gives MGQKVNPISMRLQANKDWRSKWFVGKRQYADYLAQDLQVRKLIQDKFGSRGAINKVDIERSPNLVTVTIATAKAGVVIGRGGQGAQELKAAIEKVYGVPARVNIEEVKKPDLYAKLVAENIAHQLERRMSFRRAIKSASAASMRAGAKGVRIEVAGRLNGAEMSRREKEAVGSVPLHTIRADIDFASARANWPGAGIIGIKVWIYKGDK, from the coding sequence ATGGGTCAGAAAGTTAACCCCATTAGCATGCGCCTGCAAGCCAATAAAGATTGGCGGAGCAAATGGTTTGTCGGCAAACGACAATACGCCGATTATCTTGCCCAGGATCTGCAGGTCCGCAAGCTCATTCAGGATAAGTTTGGCTCACGCGGTGCTATTAATAAAGTCGACATAGAGCGTTCGCCTAACCTCGTTACCGTTACAATCGCCACAGCAAAAGCTGGCGTGGTCATTGGTCGTGGTGGTCAAGGCGCCCAAGAACTGAAGGCCGCCATAGAAAAGGTATATGGCGTACCGGCACGTGTAAATATTGAGGAAGTAAAAAAACCTGACCTGTACGCGAAGCTAGTTGCCGAGAACATTGCACATCAGCTAGAGCGACGTATGAGCTTCCGCCGCGCTATTAAAAGCGCGAGTGCCGCCAGTATGCGTGCCGGAGCAAAAGGTGTCCGAATAGAAGTTGCCGGCCGCCTGAACGGTGCTGAAATGAGCCGCCGCGAAAAAGAAGCTGTTGGTTCAGTGCCACTACATACCATCCGTGCAGATATTGACTTTGCCTCTGCCCGAGCAAACTGGCCCGGCGCAGGCATTATTGGTATCAAAGTTTGGATATACAAGGGGGACAAATAA
- the rplP gene encoding 50S ribosomal protein L16, translating into MLLPKRTKFRKVRKGKIRGVATAGNYIAYGEYALQAQGHERITSRQIEASRQAMTRYIKRGGKIWIRIFPHTPVTRKPLDVKMGSGKGSPEFFVAKVRPGTIMFEMQGVSEETAREAMRLAGHKLPVKTKFVVKEGV; encoded by the coding sequence ATGTTGCTCCCAAAAAGAACTAAATTCCGCAAAGTCCGCAAGGGCAAGATTCGCGGTGTTGCCACAGCTGGCAATTACATTGCCTACGGCGAATACGCTTTGCAAGCACAAGGTCACGAACGTATAACGAGCCGACAAATTGAGGCCAGCCGTCAGGCGATGACAAGGTACATTAAGCGCGGTGGAAAAATCTGGATTCGCATTTTCCCGCATACGCCCGTTACCCGCAAGCCACTGGACGTCAAAATGGGTAGTGGCAAGGGTTCGCCTGAGTTTTTTGTTGCCAAAGTTCGCCCGGGCACCATTATGTTTGAAATGCAGGGTGTCAGTGAGGAAACTGCAAGAGAAGCTATGCGCCTCGCTGGTCACAAGCTGCCAGTCAAGACAAAATTTGTCGTGAAGGAGGGCGTGTAA
- the rpmC gene encoding 50S ribosomal protein L29 → MKIADIRKLTTAELTKETVKLKDEIAELRRHIYMGDNQNVRDVRNKRKDLARMLTVLSENLVKETK, encoded by the coding sequence ATGAAAATAGCCGATATTCGTAAGCTTACTACGGCAGAATTGACCAAAGAAACAGTAAAGCTAAAAGATGAAATTGCCGAACTGCGTCGTCATATATACATGGGTGATAACCAAAACGTACGAGATGTACGTAACAAGCGCAAAGACCTTGCTCGTATGCTCACCGTTTTAAGCGAAAATTTAGTTAAGGAGACGAAATAA
- the rpsQ gene encoding 30S ribosomal protein S17, translating into MAKTITGVVTSNKADKTIVVTVRERKTHPLYRKQYTTTTKFMAHDEKNEANVGDKVVIVETRPISRRKSFTLGSIIEKAEVKHVEAAVEVPGVTDKEHES; encoded by the coding sequence ATGGCCAAAACTATTACTGGTGTCGTCACGAGCAATAAGGCCGACAAGACCATTGTCGTCACTGTGCGAGAACGAAAAACGCACCCGTTGTACCGGAAGCAGTACACCACAACGACCAAGTTTATGGCGCACGACGAAAAGAACGAAGCAAATGTGGGTGACAAAGTCGTTATTGTCGAGACCCGACCAATTAGCAGACGAAAGAGTTTTACCCTCGGTAGTATTATCGAGAAAGCCGAAGTAAAGCATGTTGAAGCAGCCGTTGAAGTTCCGGGTGTAACCGATAAGGAACATGAATCATGA
- the rplN gene encoding 50S ribosomal protein L14, with the protein MVQQETRLVVCDNSGAKEILCIRVLGGTRRRYAKVGDIITATVKQASPTGNVKKKSVVRAVVVRTQKELKRKDGSTIKFDDNAAVIIGDDKNPKGTRIFGPVPRELRDMGYAKIISLAPEVL; encoded by the coding sequence ATGGTACAGCAAGAAACTCGTCTCGTCGTCTGCGATAACAGCGGTGCAAAGGAAATTCTCTGCATCCGAGTGCTCGGTGGTACTCGGCGCCGCTATGCCAAGGTAGGTGATATTATTACCGCCACGGTAAAGCAAGCAAGCCCAACCGGGAACGTAAAGAAGAAATCGGTGGTACGGGCGGTTGTTGTCCGTACACAGAAAGAGCTGAAGCGCAAAGACGGCAGCACGATTAAGTTTGATGACAATGCGGCGGTGATTATCGGCGACGACAAAAACCCGAAAGGCACACGCATATTTGGCCCTGTGCCACGAGAACTTCGTGATATGGGCTACGCCAAAATTATCAGCTTGGCGCCGGAGGTACTATAA
- the rplX gene encoding 50S ribosomal protein L24 encodes MRLKKGDLVQVLSGKYKGKQGKVVRTHATENKVTVEGVNIVKKHQKPNQAHPQGGILEITKPIAVGKVGIVDPTTKKPTRIGYKMNKDGSKTRIYKSSGKEVKIETAPKKAETKKEAKVL; translated from the coding sequence ATTAGATTGAAAAAAGGTGACCTTGTGCAGGTGCTAAGCGGAAAGTACAAAGGCAAGCAGGGCAAAGTTGTTCGCACGCACGCTACAGAAAACAAAGTTACCGTAGAAGGCGTGAATATTGTCAAGAAGCACCAGAAGCCAAACCAGGCGCACCCGCAAGGAGGCATTCTTGAAATAACCAAACCAATTGCCGTCGGTAAGGTTGGCATAGTTGACCCGACCACAAAGAAACCGACTCGTATTGGGTACAAGATGAACAAAGATGGTAGCAAGACTCGTATATATAAGTCGAGCGGCAAAGAAGTGAAGATAGAAACAGCCCCCAAGAAGGCTGAGACCAAGAAAGAAGCGAAGGTACTATGA
- the rplE gene encoding 50S ribosomal protein L5 gives MAEATTTKKAPKTAAPYVARLKTEYNNQYATELMKELGLTNAHQVPRLEKIVVNVGLGKAKEDKKTIEAAKNTLRKVTGQEPVETVAKNSIAGFKLREGNMIGLKLTLRGERMYEFMDRLINIVLPRLRDFHGVSNKAFDKQGNFSLGLTDQSVFPELSFEETTTPHGLQAVFVIRAEEKAHAKALLSKFGMPFEKENSK, from the coding sequence ATGGCAGAAGCGACTACAACTAAGAAAGCTCCAAAGACAGCTGCGCCATACGTAGCTCGTCTAAAGACCGAGTACAATAACCAGTATGCTACAGAGCTCATGAAGGAACTTGGGCTTACCAATGCACATCAGGTACCACGGCTTGAGAAAATCGTTGTCAACGTCGGACTTGGCAAGGCCAAGGAAGACAAAAAGACGATTGAAGCGGCTAAAAATACGCTTCGCAAAGTCACTGGCCAAGAACCAGTCGAGACTGTTGCGAAGAACTCAATTGCAGGCTTCAAACTCCGTGAAGGCAACATGATAGGCTTAAAACTGACGCTTCGTGGTGAACGCATGTATGAGTTTATGGATAGACTCATTAATATTGTGCTGCCGCGTTTGCGTGACTTCCATGGTGTCAGCAACAAGGCATTTGATAAACAGGGCAACTTTAGTCTCGGGCTAACCGACCAGAGTGTGTTCCCGGAGCTTTCGTTTGAAGAAACTACCACTCCTCACGGGTTACAAGCAGTTTTTGTTATACGCGCCGAGGAAAAAGCACACGCTAAAGCACTGCTGAGCAAATTTGGTATGCCGTTTGAAAAGGAGAATTCAAAATGA
- the rpsN gene encoding 30S ribosomal protein S14, whose protein sequence is MARKSNLARDKKRIKMIDKYAAKRKELKELGDFDGLAKLPRNSSPTRRKNRCVETGRPHAYMRQFGLSRLSFREHASKGEIPGVTKASW, encoded by the coding sequence ATGGCCAGAAAATCGAACCTCGCGCGTGATAAAAAGCGCATCAAGATGATAGACAAATACGCTGCAAAGCGCAAAGAGCTAAAAGAGCTTGGTGATTTTGACGGTCTCGCAAAACTACCTCGCAACAGCTCTCCGACTCGCCGTAAAAATCGCTGTGTCGAAACAGGGCGGCCACATGCCTACATGAGACAATTTGGCTTGAGTCGTCTGTCTTTTCGCGAGCATGCAAGCAAGGGTGAAATACCTGGTGTAACGAAAGCGAGCTGGTAA
- the rpsH gene encoding 30S ribosomal protein S8, translating into MSTTTTDPISDMLTRIRNAIAVGKTEVSLPHSKIKENVAISLRNNGFLHDVSTEDLTVGKRLHITINLEGENAKITEIKRLSKPGRRSYTNAREVPQVKRGRGVLIISTSKGLMTGEEAKQQGVGGELICQVY; encoded by the coding sequence ATGAGTACAACTACTACTGATCCTATCTCCGACATGCTAACTCGAATTCGCAACGCGATTGCAGTTGGAAAGACCGAAGTTAGCTTGCCACATAGCAAAATCAAAGAAAATGTCGCCATTAGCCTGCGCAATAACGGCTTCTTACATGATGTTAGCACCGAGGACCTCACCGTTGGTAAGCGTTTGCACATTACCATCAACCTAGAAGGTGAAAACGCTAAAATTACTGAGATTAAGCGTCTTAGCAAGCCGGGTCGTCGTTCTTACACGAACGCCCGCGAAGTGCCTCAGGTAAAACGCGGTCGCGGCGTGCTCATCATTTCGACTTCAAAAGGTCTTATGACCGGCGAAGAGGCCAAGCAACAAGGAGTTGGCGGAGAACTAATCTGCCAGGTTTATTAG
- the rplF gene encoding 50S ribosomal protein L6 has protein sequence MSRVGKLPIQVPSGVTITVDSDAVKVSGAKGNLETPQLEGITVSVEDGVLTVSRANDMPKIRAAHGLMRALINNMVQGVSQGFSKKLELNGVGYRVAMQGTDLKLNIGFSHDVIYKVPSGVQVAVEQNTMTVSGINKQQVGQVAAEIRALKKPEPYKGKGIKYEGERILRKSGKSGKDK, from the coding sequence ATGAGTCGAGTAGGAAAACTACCCATCCAAGTTCCAAGCGGTGTGACAATCACTGTCGACTCAGACGCTGTGAAGGTGTCTGGGGCCAAAGGGAATCTTGAAACACCTCAGTTAGAGGGAATTACTGTTAGTGTTGAGGACGGCGTCCTCACTGTATCCCGTGCAAATGATATGCCGAAGATTCGCGCTGCTCATGGCCTTATGCGCGCACTCATAAACAATATGGTGCAAGGTGTTAGCCAGGGCTTTAGCAAAAAGTTAGAGTTAAACGGTGTTGGCTACCGTGTTGCCATGCAAGGCACCGACCTCAAACTCAATATTGGTTTTAGCCACGATGTTATATACAAAGTGCCGAGCGGCGTGCAAGTAGCCGTCGAACAAAACACCATGACGGTGAGCGGCATAAACAAACAGCAAGTTGGCCAGGTAGCCGCTGAAATCCGCGCTCTTAAGAAGCCAGAGCCGTACAAGGGCAAAGGTATAAAGTACGAAGGCGAACGTATTTTGCGCAAGTCGGGTAAGTCAGGAAAGGACAAGTAA
- a CDS encoding 50S ribosomal protein L18 produces MSLSTKLVQRAQRKNRIRATVIGTTERPRLSIHISNANVSAQVIDDSKHHTLASVTTANNKAAKGTLTEKAVWVGNEIALAAKKANISQVVFDRSGKQYHGRVKALADAAREKGLEF; encoded by the coding sequence ATGAGCCTATCTACCAAACTTGTCCAGCGTGCCCAGCGCAAAAATCGCATACGTGCGACAGTGATTGGCACCACCGAACGGCCTCGACTGAGCATCCACATTAGCAATGCAAATGTAAGCGCACAAGTTATTGATGACAGCAAACACCACACGCTTGCTTCAGTGACTACCGCAAACAACAAGGCCGCCAAAGGCACCCTGACCGAAAAAGCTGTATGGGTTGGCAATGAAATTGCTCTTGCGGCTAAAAAGGCAAATATATCCCAAGTAGTATTTGACAGGAGCGGCAAGCAGTACCATGGCCGCGTAAAAGCCCTCGCCGATGCGGCACGGGAGAAAGGATTGGAGTTCTAA